In the Astatotilapia calliptera chromosome 5, fAstCal1.2, whole genome shotgun sequence genome, one interval contains:
- the LOC113021772 gene encoding CD276 antigen homolog isoform X1, producing the protein MKSVRILCICLLTVSAVIGNEKCPGVTVVVSEESDVILPCSLSTNQDLEQKLFDWRKKAPNKQEVFMYDGGLHYNNGRPGQDEHFRGRVSHFPQELQFGNASIIIRNTTVADSGDYTCDFPHLQPEQRFCIKLVVELTLKDRSGEIPGAAPKPFVGILNISEDEALLKCEVRGASPKPKVEWRDSDGNILPAEEPQVSRTGERYDITLLTTVTRTNSSLFHCVATQEEMGHVTRDQIDVRYCEKTSEVKSRYGVGVLIGLWFSGVAATLALSVAAKCIRKHKKASQRNQRDDPSKEACNGDASLTDCLTSQL; encoded by the exons ATGAAGTCTGTGAGGATTTTGTGCATCTGTCTCCTGACTGTATCTGCAGTTATAGGAAATGAAAAGT GTCCAGGAGTCACAGTGGTTGTCTCAGAAGAAAGTGATGTCATCTTACCCTGCTCCCTCAGCACCAATCAGGACCTTGAACAGAAGCTCTTTGATTGGAGGAAAAAAGCACCAAATAAACAGGAGGTGTTCATGTATGATGGAGGCCTTCATTACAATAATGGACGTCCAGGTCAAGACGAGCACTTCAGAGGACGGGTCTCACATTTcccacaagagctgcagtttggTAACGCCTCCATCATCATCAGAAACACCACGGTGGCTGACAGTGGAGACTACACCTGTGATTTTCCACATCTGCAGCCAGAACAAAGGTTCTGCATTAAACTTGTTGTTG AACTCACCTTGAAAGATCGATCAGGAGAAATCCCAG GTGCAGCTCCGAAGCCGTTTGTTGGGATCCTGAACATCAGCGAGGACGAGGCGCTGCTGAAGTGTGAGGTCAGAGGTGCTTCTCCAAAGCCTAAAGTAGAGTGGAGGGACAGCGATGGGAACATCCTTCCTGCTGAGGAGCCACAGGTGTCACGCACAGGAGAGCGCTATGACATCACCCTCCTCACCACGGTGACCAGGACAAACAGCAGCCTCTTCCACTGCGTAGCCACGCAGGAGGAGATGGGCCATGTGACCCGTGATCAGATCGACGTGCGTTACTGTG aGAAAACGTCTGAGGTGAAGTCCCGCTATGGAGTCGGTGTGCTCATAGGTTTGTGGTTTTCTGGAGTCGCTGCAACTCTGGCTCTATCTGTAGCTGCAAAGTGcatcagaaaacacaagaaag CTTCTCAGAGAAACCAGAGAGACGATCCTTCTAAGGAAGCTTGTAACGGTGACGCTTCACTCACAGACTGTTTAACGTCACAGCtgtag
- the LOC113021772 gene encoding CD276 antigen homolog isoform X2, whose amino-acid sequence MKSVRILCICLLTVSAVIGNEKCPGVTVVVSEESDVILPCSLSTNQDLEQKLFDWRKKAPNKQEVFMYDGGLHYNNGRPGQDEHFRGRVSHFPQELQFGNASIIIRNTTVADSGDYTCDFPHLQPEQRFCIKLVVGAAPKPFVGILNISEDEALLKCEVRGASPKPKVEWRDSDGNILPAEEPQVSRTGERYDITLLTTVTRTNSSLFHCVATQEEMGHVTRDQIDVRYCEKTSEVKSRYGVGVLIGLWFSGVAATLALSVAAKCIRKHKKASQRNQRDDPSKEACNGDASLTDCLTSQL is encoded by the exons ATGAAGTCTGTGAGGATTTTGTGCATCTGTCTCCTGACTGTATCTGCAGTTATAGGAAATGAAAAGT GTCCAGGAGTCACAGTGGTTGTCTCAGAAGAAAGTGATGTCATCTTACCCTGCTCCCTCAGCACCAATCAGGACCTTGAACAGAAGCTCTTTGATTGGAGGAAAAAAGCACCAAATAAACAGGAGGTGTTCATGTATGATGGAGGCCTTCATTACAATAATGGACGTCCAGGTCAAGACGAGCACTTCAGAGGACGGGTCTCACATTTcccacaagagctgcagtttggTAACGCCTCCATCATCATCAGAAACACCACGGTGGCTGACAGTGGAGACTACACCTGTGATTTTCCACATCTGCAGCCAGAACAAAGGTTCTGCATTAAACTTGTTGTTG GTGCAGCTCCGAAGCCGTTTGTTGGGATCCTGAACATCAGCGAGGACGAGGCGCTGCTGAAGTGTGAGGTCAGAGGTGCTTCTCCAAAGCCTAAAGTAGAGTGGAGGGACAGCGATGGGAACATCCTTCCTGCTGAGGAGCCACAGGTGTCACGCACAGGAGAGCGCTATGACATCACCCTCCTCACCACGGTGACCAGGACAAACAGCAGCCTCTTCCACTGCGTAGCCACGCAGGAGGAGATGGGCCATGTGACCCGTGATCAGATCGACGTGCGTTACTGTG aGAAAACGTCTGAGGTGAAGTCCCGCTATGGAGTCGGTGTGCTCATAGGTTTGTGGTTTTCTGGAGTCGCTGCAACTCTGGCTCTATCTGTAGCTGCAAAGTGcatcagaaaacacaagaaag CTTCTCAGAGAAACCAGAGAGACGATCCTTCTAAGGAAGCTTGTAACGGTGACGCTTCACTCACAGACTGTTTAACGTCACAGCtgtag
- the LOC113021776 gene encoding butyrophilin subfamily 2 member A2-like produces MFLSELLSLSLFPLMVSAVTAGHENGTVMVVVSEGSYIILPCSLSSQESLVRTRFDWRKSDDREVFVYDAGLHYNNGLRGQDEHFRGRVSHFSDQLKFGNASIILRNTTVADSGGYTCDFPFHQPDRETFNVTLVVGAAPKPFVGILNISEVGVQLKCEVRGASPKPKVEWRDSDGNILPAEEPQVSRTGERYDITLLTTVTRTNSSLFHCVATQEELSHRAADEIFVPD; encoded by the exons ATGTTTTTATCGGAGCTTTTATCTCTGAGCCTCTTCCCTCTGATGGTGTCTGCGGTAACAGCAGGACATGAAAACG GAACCGTCATGGTGGTGGTATCTGAAGGAAGTTACATCATCTTGCCGTGCTCGCTCAGCTCCCAGGAGAGCCTCGTACGAACGCGCTTTGATTGGAGGAAAAGCGACGACAGGGAGGTGTTTGTGTACGACGCTGGACTTCATTACAACAACGGCCTGCGAGGTCAAGACGAGCACTTCAGAGGACGCGTGTCACACTTTTCAGACCAGCTGAAGTTTGGTAACGCCTCCATCATCCTCAGAAACACCACGGTGGCCGACAGTGGAGGCTACACCTGTGATTTTCCATTTCATCAGCCGGACAGAGAAACATTTAACGTCACCCTGGTTGTTG GTGCAGCTCCGAAGCCGTTTGTTGGGATCCTGAACATCAGCGAGGTCGGGGTGCAGCTGAAGTGTGAGGTCAGAGGTGCTTCTCCAAAGCCTAAAGTTGAGTGGAGGGACAGCGATGGGAACATCCTTCCTGCTGAGGAGCCACAGGTGTCACGCACAGGAGAGCGCTATGACATCACCCTCCTCACCACGGTGACCAGGACAAACAGCAGCCTCTTCCACTGTGTAGCCACGCAGGAGGAGCTCAGCCACCGAGCTGCTGACGAGATCTTTGTTCCAG ACTAA
- the LOC113021774 gene encoding butyrophilin subfamily 2 member A2-like has protein sequence MFLSELLSLSLFPLTVSAVTAGHENGTVVVVASEGSYIILPCSLSSQESLERTRFDWRKSDDREVFVYDAGLHYNNGLRGQDEHFRGRVSHFSDQLKFGNASIIIRNTKVADSGGYTCDFPFHQPDRETFNVTLVVGAAPKQFVGILNISEVRVQLKCEVRGASPKLRVEWRDSDGNILPAEEPQVSHRDGRYDITLLTTVTRTNTNHFLCAATQEELSHRAADEIFVPAQLFESCRGDTVLIVSFVSGILSALVVLSLCVCFIYTTA, from the exons ATGTTTTTATCGGAGCTTTTATCTCTGAGCCTCTTCCCTCTGACGGTGTCTGCGGTAACAGCAGGACATGAAAACG GAACTGTCGTGGTGGTGGCATCTGAAGGAAGTTACATCATCTTGCCGTGCTCGCTCAGCTCCCAGGAGAGCCTCGAACGAACGCGCTTTGATTGGAGGAAAAGCGACGACAGGGAGGTGTTTGTGTACGACGCTGGACTTCATTACAACAACGGCCTGCGAGGTCAAGACGAGCACTTCAGAGGACGCGTGTCACACTTTTCAGACCAGCTGAAGTTTGGTAACGCCTCCATCATCATCAGAAACACCAAGGTGGCCGACAGTGGAGGCTACACCTGTGATTTTCCATTTCATCAGCCGGACAGAGAAACATTTAACGTCACCCTGGTTGTTG GTGCAGCTCCGAAGCAGTTTGTTGGGATCCTGAACATCAGCGAGGTCAGGGTGCAGCTGAAGTGTGAGGTCAGAGGTGCTTCTCCAAAGCTGAGAGTAGAGTGGAGGGACAGCGATGGGAACATCCTTCCTGCTGAGGAGCCACAGGTGTCACACAGAGACGGCCGCTATGACATCACCCTCCTCACCACGGTGACCAGGACAAACACAAACCACTTCCTCTGTGCAGCCACGCAGGAGGAGCTCAGCCACCGAGCTGCTGACGAGATCTTTGTTCCAG CCCAGCTGTTTGAGTCCTGCCGTGGAGACACCGTGCTCATAGTTTCATTTGTTTCTGGGATTCTTTCTGCGCTcgtcgttttgtctctctgtgtgtgtttcatctaCACTACAGCGTAA
- the LOC113021773 gene encoding butyrophilin subfamily 2 member A1-like yields MFLAELLSLCVFPLMMFAVTAGHENGRGTVVVAVSEGNYIILPCSLSSQESLVRTRFHWKKDDEREVFVYDAGLHHNNRCSGQDEHFRGRVSHFSDQLKFGNASIIIRNTKVADSGDYTCDFPFHQPDRETFNVTLVVGAAPKQFVGILNISEVRVQLKCEVRGASPKLRVEWRDSDGNILPAEEPQVSHRDGRYDITLLTTVTRTNTNHFLCAATQEELSHRAADEIFVPAQLFESCSGDTVLIVSFVSGILSALVVLSLCVCFIYTTA; encoded by the exons GGCGAGGAACCGTCGTGGTGGCTGTATCTGAAGGAAACTACATCATCTTGCCGTGCTCGCTCAGCTCCCAGGAGAGCCTCGTACGAACGCGCTTTCACTGGAAGAAAGACGATGAGCGGGAGGTGTTTGTGTACGACGCCGGCCTCCATCATAATAACAGATGTTCAGGTCAAGATGAGCACTTCAGAGGACGCGTGTCACACTTTTCAGACCAGCTGAAGTTTGGTAACGCCTCCATCATCATCAGAAACACCAAGGTGGCCGACAGTGGAGACTACACCTGTGATTTTCCATTTCATCAGCCGGACAGAGAAACATTTAACGTCACCCTGGTTGTTG GTGCAGCTCCGAAGCAGTTTGTTGGGATCCTGAACATCAGCGAGGTCAGGGTGCAGCTGAAGTGTGAGGTCAGAGGTGCTTCTCCAAAGCTGAGAGTAGAGTGGAGGGACAGCGATGGGAACATCCTTCCTGCTGAGGAGCCACAGGTGTCACACAGAGACGGCCGCTATGACATCACCCTCCTCACCACGGTGACCAGGACAAACACAAACCACTTCCTCTGTGCAGCCACGCAGGAGGAGCTCAGCCACCGAGCTGCTGACGAGATCTTTGTTCCAG CCCAGCTGTTTGAGTCCTGCAGTGGAGACACCGTGCTCATAGTTTCATTTGTTTCTGGGATTCTTTCTGCGCTcgtcgttttgtctctctgtgtgtgtttcatctaTACTACAGCGTAA